The DNA segment GACTGTGTAAGCTTTGAATCGTTAGCGCGATTTGAGTTATCGCTTGCCCGATCAAAGCTTTTGCGGCTGGCTCATCTTGGGTGTTCAATAACACATCCAGCGCATCCCTCACGTCATTACCGCCTATTTCTATGGCAAATAATGTTTTTTCTGAAATCGGATGTGACGCATCGATTTGGTGATCGGCCAAGTATGCATTGACCTGGTCGGAAAGATTGAAACGACACCGGATAACATCGTCAGCCGGCGTTTCATCCGTCACTGGCCGCGCCCGTGCACCGCCCACCGCGTAATTATTAGCCTGAAGGCTGTAACTCAGTAGCGCCGGTCGCACAGTTCCAGATAAACCTTGCCCGCGCGCAAATTGTTCTATCCAGGTTGCGCCATTGGTAACGTGATGACCACCGCGGGCGTAAACCCCGTCTGGGACCAACAGCTCATAAAAATCATCCATTATTTGCAGCTTATCCATTTGGTCGTAAGGTGGTACATTCAGCGGCTCTCCAAGGTTGCATTGGCCATAACCCAAGTCGGCCGCGTTTTTGATCAAAGTAAACGCATTCCCGGAATCGCTTAGACTGCTGCCGAATACCACGATGTTGTCAAAGTTTGATTTCTTCGCCAAAACCGCTGGCGAGCAGGCAAGGCCTGCCGCCAGCAAACCAATTTGTATAATTTTCAAACTGTCTAAAACTTGCATAGCGGCCTCCTGTAACGGATGTTTTATTGATGGATCCAACCTTCTAACCGAAAGGCATGGCTTTATCAACAATCTGTTTTACAACTTAGCGTACTTTTCGTTCATTGGACTTCTACCACTTCCACTATTAACCCTTGTCGCATCCTCTCGGGATCATCCAAGAATGCCTTGGTTTATCATGCTTGGCATAATCGGAGACCGGTATTTTTTCGCCGGTCACACGCTCGATGTCATCGACCGTCACCAGGTAACGGTCCAGGTTTTTCTTGGTGGCCTCCACCGAATTCGACACGATCCAGGCGATTGCCCGCTCGTCTTGGCCACGCCCGCGAACGATTACCTTCCAGAAGGAGTCTGGCGTTGCTACGCCATGTGACTTCACGAAGTAATCATCCGTCGGATTGTTGCCCCATATCACGCCGCCAATCACCAGCAACTCATCGATGTCGCGGTAGCATTCGATAATTTCCTCGGTCAGAAGCCAAGCCCCTCGGTTCATGTTGGCCGCCTGTGGCAGGATATTGGTCATGTAGTTGCTCTGCTTGATGCCCAATTCCGAATGATCAAGATGATTGGCCGGTACAAGGTGGCCGCGGTCGTAATTTTGGCCATAGCCCTTGGCGCTGGTCTGCTGGCATTCGCTGGGTACTTGGCGATCGAGGTAAAAACTACTATCGCGCTGGCCGGCGCCGGTGTCGTGTTGAGCGTTGTATCTGAATTTCACCGCACCGCGTTTCTCGCAATCGAGCCAGACCGTAAAACCTTCGTAATCTAGTTGGAGTAAGCTGCCGGTTGGCTTTGGCTCCCGTAAGTCGCTTATCGGCTTGACGTATTCAGATGGTGAGCATGATGACAATGCAATGAATACGAGCGTGAAAATGGCATATCGCATGGTTGGCGGCTGATCCTGAAACAAAAAGGCCGCAAATCTACCATGCTACTCCGCATACTAAAAAACCGATTAGCCTAGCGGCGATTGAGGGGGATAACTCTGGTGACTTATGAGGTACTTGCAAAATTATGAGATTTTACGCAAAAACCACTAGATATAGTGGTTTTTAAAATTAATTGGCCACTAATAGTGGTATTTTGCAAGTTCCTCTTATGTTTATTGGTTTTGCTGATGTGAATGAGAAAAACTTCATCGTAATATCCCAGTTAATCGCTTCACCAGCGATAGGGTCAATACTGGTTTGCACGTTAAATAGGGCGTGCCACATGTTGCAAGTCAACAAACTCGCAGACAAAATTATTGTGGGGCTAGCGCGGCCATAGCTGTAACAGCCAGTTTCTCAATCGCGCTCCAGGGAATGCCCGATATACATCTTTAGCGACCATATCCCATGCGTGTTGCTCTAAGTGGTTTAGTTGGTGATAGAAGCCTCGCCGTTTTTGTAGAAAATCGCCGACAGCCGTCAGAACTTCAGATGAACAAGTGCAGGCGCCAATATTTGCGAGTAAACCATCGACTTCGGCGCGATAATCCAATCTTCTTAGGCCAATAACCACGACCGCCAAATCGGGCCACCATTCATGAAGTTGTTCATCCGTCATTGTTTGAGGAGAATTAACTGAATTCAGGAAAATCCTGCGCTAAGCTTTTTCTAACCTATTTTCGCGAAAACCAACGCGCTTAATAACGCCGTCGTTCTAGGATAAATTCGATCAACCTAAAAAGAGCAGTTGAATTTTACCTATGTCGGCGCCGGCAGCCAGTTGGGTGGTCGTAATTGTCGACCGCGAAGATACTTGACTAGCGCTAAACTGAGGATGCGGCACCAACGCTCGATAGACGTCAACTGCTCCGCAGTTGAACGGAGTTCTTTGAAGAAGGCGGCCATCCAGCGATAGCGTTGTTCTACTTTTTCAGCTTGGGCATGCGGGCTGCTGATTGTCAGGCGAGTTTGGCCGGCATGGCGAGTCTGCTTGGCAATGGCATAGAGCATCAGTGGTCGACTGGTGATGGCCTCAGTATGCTGTTCAGGATGGGCCAGGCGCACAAACAGGCTCCACCAGTTGTAAATCAACGCCGTGATTTTGGCCATGAAACGGCAGCGTTTGATATCTTGGGTAGTAAAGCCACCCCAAGCCCAGTGGTTCTTGAGTTCGTCGAAGTTGTTTTCGGCATCGGCACGATCCCGATATAGTTGGGCGACACTCAGCGCTTCCTGTTCTAGGCTGGTGACCAGCACGCTGTATTCGTAGACCGTGATATCGTCGCTCAATTCGGCAAAACTGAGTTGTTTGGGGCCTTGTGGATTTTCGCTGACCACGGCCAGATTTTTCTTGACCTGGCGCCTTAATACGACGATGCGGCGAGCACGACTCCAGCCGGTGAGACGGAGTTTGGATTCCGCGGCTTGCCAGCCCTGGCCGGCATTAGTCCATTGGTTTCCTAACATCAAGCGCTCGATGAGTCGGCGCGTGTTTTGGGTGAGGCGCAGTTTGAACAAATACGGCAACTCCGCTTGTTCGGCGGCTTGCATATTCGCTTCGGTTCCCCAATCCCGATCGCCTCGAATCAGGGTCGGCCAATGCGCGCGTGGAATACGATTCAACAGCGCCCAGAGTCCAGGTGAACTGTGTTTGGAGGCAACCTTCTTGCCCGTTTGTACCTCGACATCCAGAATCAAACGCAGATTGGCAATCATATAACTGTGGTAAGTGTGTGAAGGCCGACCCGGCTTATGCGGGTTATAGCCGACTTCGGCACCTTCCTGCTGACCATACAGGGTTTTGATCGTCGCATCCGCATCCAGTATCCAAGGCTCGCCCAGCACAGGTGCATAGACCTGCTGTAATTGCGTTTGTAGCCAGGAACTCCCCGTTTCCTCATCTAAGCGAGCAAAGCTGCGTCGGACCGAGTCCTCACTGACAACCTTACTCATACCCAATAAATCTGGGTTGACTCCATCACCACGCAACGCATTGATATGCGCATAGCGCTGATGACCGGAAAGCACGGATAGCAATACTGTGCCCAGCACATCGCGCTTCAACGGCGCATTGGGACTGCTCCAGGTCAGTGGGCACTGCGCCACCCAATCTTCAAACAAACCGCTGACATGCAGGAATTCGATAAAAAAAGGCAGTTGCCCCAATGGCGTCACCGCCGCGTCCGGATTCCAGTCAACATGGATTCGACCGCCAAAGGTATCCACTGCTACAGGGCCTGAAGTGGGTACTAGCCCGCCCGTATGGGCTTCACCATTTGGGTGATTGATCATTTCTTGCATTGGCACCTCCTTGCCGATTAATTTCAACCCTTTCCGTGAATTTTGCAATTATTAACTGCTCTTTTTAGGATCAATGATTTGAAAATCGGAATGTCAAATAATGTGCCGGCAATGAAAATCAGGCCCAGTACCAGCCAGAAAAGACCCACGTTGATGGCGCCCTGTCCTTCAAATCGGCCGTACTGGGTGTGCGAAGAACGTTTTATTTTGATGGAAAAATACCCGCTGCCGACCAAAAGCACGCCAAACAACAACCCAAACCAATCGCTCGCTTGCATCTGCTTACATTCCCCCGCGCGGACAAAACCGCTCTAACCGATACCCAGTTTTTGGGACAGGTCTGCCTTTTGTTTTTCGAGCTTTGAAAGCTTCCTTTTCAGGCTATTGATTTCTTTGTTTACTGTCAGCAGGTCATGTTCAAGCGCCTGCCTTTTCAAGTAATCATCGCCATATAATGCCTGGGCCAATGCCTGAACCTCGGTTCTGAGTAATTTGTAATAGGGGTTGCCATGCGCGTAATTGAGCCGATATTGCAATTTGCCTTGTTTGATGGAATGAATGATTTCTTGTTCGGAAAGGCCAAACTCCTTGCACGCGTTATTGAGGCTTAGAGTTGATCCTTGTTTAGTCCAGGCGGAGTCTGTCATCGGTTTGGTTTAGGATGGTCACAGAATTCGGAAAAAATAGTACGTTAAGCCTTTAGGGCAGGAATGCAATAGCTCGAATGGCGTAACCGTTTTTCTTTCGCGGCCTTATCCATTGACAGCGTCCTTCAAGGCCTTGCCCGGTTTAAAGCTCGGCACGGTCGCCGCCGCTATGGTTATTTCGGCGCCGGTTTGCGGATTACGGCCTTTTCTTTCGCCACGGTGTTTAATCTCAAACGTGCCAAAACCCACCAGGGCTACGCTATTGCCCAGTTTCAGGGTGTTTTCGATGCTATCGATCAATCCGTCCAAGGCTTTGCCGGCATCGGCCTTGGTCAGATTGGCGTGTTGGGCGATGCTATCGATCAATTCGGATTTGTTCATGAGGACTCCTTTGGGTTAAAAACAGGGGATTATGACACTGACTCCAGCCGACATTGATCGCCAGTCCAGGCCCGGTTTGCCATTATGCCGCCAACGGGCCTGGGATTCGTGGCCCAGCGCATCGTTTTCATTCTGTTCGGCGAAAAAAATCCGGCACGCGGCCGGATATGAGAAGGATACTACGCGCATACCAAGCTAAACCTGCCATCGGGTAGGTTGGGTACTATCGAGAAACGGGCTGAAAGGATTAGTTGCCGCCTTTGAAGCTGATTTCCAAGGCGTGTAAAGCGTTGACGCAGTTGGGCGTGGATTGCAGGTCGGGCGTGTTGTAGCACACTCTATTTTGTTGACGGGCCTCTTGAATATTGGCAACGAACCAGGCGACCGATTTGGCGTCTTCGTTGGTTTCGCCGGCAATGCTGCTGTTGAACATCGCCAAGCCGGCCAAGGCCAGCGCAAGGATGGACATTGAGGTAACCACGGATTTTTTCATGCTTTCATTCCTTAAAAAATGGATTTGAACTTACCCTGTTACGTTCCCCCCAACGAACGAGCGTGTTTAATTTATCAGAACGGTTTTGGCGCCAAAATGCGGTGCATTGCCGCGCGGCGGGTTGTCGCAGCGCTGAATGCGGAAAAAATGTATGACGTTTCCGGCGTGACGCGGGGCAAGCAATGGGTGGTGCTGATCTGCGAACCGAAGGCCTTGGCATGGCGGTGAGGACGCAAAAATCGGGGCGGCGGGTGACGAATTTGGTAAATCGATTAAATTCGATACGCTGACCTTGAGCAAAAGTCTAAACTTTGCAATTTTGTGAAGGTCATTGCGTTCAAAGTGGCATAACCGATTCAGTTCTTCTTACTTCACTAAACCTGGAGAGGCCACCGTGAACACTTTGACCAAATTGGCATTGGGAATAATGGGGCAACTGCGTCCCGGACCCGTTCGGGGGAAATCGAAGGAATCGATCGCGCTGCCTCCACTAGAGAAAGCGGGTGGGCTCCCGCTGATGGAGGCGTTGCTAAAACGCCGTTCAGCGCGTGGGTTTGCTCCTGATGCTTTGCCGTTGCAGCTACTTTCCGACTTGTTGTGGGCGGCTTATGGCGTTAATAGGCCAGATGGAGGGCGTACCGCGCCTTCGGCTTTAAACGCGCAGGAGATCGATGTTTATGTCGCATTGCCTGAGGGCGCCTATCTGTACGATGCTCACGGACATGCTCTCGACCTGATGGTGAAACAAGACCTGAGACGCATCACGGGTTATCAAGACTTTGTCGATGAAGCCCCGCTAGATTTGGTTTATATTGCGGATTATCGGCGCCTGGCGATGGTGCCGGTCACTCAGCGGGAATCATATGCTTCTGCAGCGGCAGGTGCCATTGCGCAAAATGTCTATTTATTTTCCGCGAGCGCCGGGTTGTCTACGGTCATCCGGGCATGGATAGACCGTGCCGCCATCGCGGAGGCATTGGAATTGTCCCATGATCAACAAGTATTGTTGGCGCAGACGGTGGGTTTCCCTAAAAGATAGTTGGATGTTAGTTTGAGGACGGCATCTATACCGAAAAATGATTCGAGGTATTCGTATGAGCGATGTGCTTCCTATTGATCAGCTACGCGCGGAAAGCGCGCGGTTCGGCACCCAACCTTATCTGTTGACCCAGGGCGGCGACGGCCGACCCCATGCGGTAGCCGTGTCGATCGAATGGCAGGGAGACCGCATTCTGACGAGCGCCGGCACGCGCAGCACTGCCAATGTCGCGGCTCGCCCATTGGTCAGCTTGCTGTGGCCGTCGATCGAGGCCGTGGGTTACAGTCTCATTGTCGACGGTGAAGGATGCGTGATCGGCAGCGGTTCCGAAGTGATCGTCAGCGTCACGCCGACGCGCGGTGTGCTTCATCGCCCTGGCATATCGGCTGACTCCGCAGCGCGAGGATGCGGTTCGGACTGCATCCCTTTGCTCGGCTGAAATAAGAAATTATACGGGGTCGGAATCGTGGTGTGGTTCTGGTAAAAGTTTGAACTCAGAGAGCACCTCATCAAGCTTGTCATGCCTGTAGCAAATTGTTGGGCGCTGCCGCCGCATAGGACCAACAGCCTAGGCATGAAGACTATCGGTTTTTATATCTTCGGAAGTTGCCACAGCTTTGGAATCGTAATCGACAGTCGCTTCTTGTATGTCGCATGGCTTTTGTGATGGTGACTATGCAAATATGGAAGGACATGTTTTCTATATTCAGCGGCGCCGTTTGCTGTTGGCAAAATACCAAAAATCGCGCAAGAGAATTGAATCCTTCCTGGCCTGCCTGACCCAGCGTGGCAGTCAATAAACTCGGATTTGTCCTCGCTTACCTTTAGGTACGACTACAATCCCGGATGGGCTAATAGGGTAGCGTTGCCGATCAATCGTGGGGTCATAGCCGATCACAGTGCCCGGTTCGATGAGATTATATCGGCCAATGATGGCACGACGAAGACGGGAGCCACTGCCTATGAAGTTGTAGTCCATGATGATGCAATCTTCAATATCGACGTCGCGCTCGATCATTACCTCATGCCGGATCACCGAATTACGAATATTGCCCCCATTGATAATGGTCCCTCCGCCAATAATGCTGTTTCGAATTTCACCGCTAATGATCCTGGCTTCCGGCCCGAAATAGTGATCAGAATAAATGGGCCAATCGGGATTGAAGGTATCGAACCGAGGCTCCAGTCCAAGCAGGTCCATATGGGCTGTATGATAGGCATCAAGGTTGCCAACATCGCGCCAATAAGAGGGTTCTTCATAAGTTTTTACGCCTGGGATCCGGTTGGAGGTGAAATCATAAGTGCAGACCTTGTGCGTGCGAATCAGTCTGGGTAGTACATCATGGCCGAAATCTTTTTCTCCTCGAGCATGAGCTTCTTCCAAAGCATCAATGAGCACATGGGTCTTAAACAGGTAATTACCCATTGAGGAAAAACAGTGTTGCGGATCGCCAGGAATAGGCTTGGGTTGCGCTGGTTTTTCCTGAAAATCAATGATTCGGAACGAACTATCATGAGTGATGATGCCAAAGTTGTGACCCTGATCCAATGGCACAGGCAAGGCTGCCACCGTCATATCGGCCTCATGGTCCAAATGAAACTGAACCATTTGGTTAATATCCATGCGATAGATGTGATCGGCTCCAAAGACTGCCACTATGTCGGGGCGGTGATGTTCTATCAACCCCAGGTTCTGATAGACGGCGTCAGCAGTGCCCTGGAACCATTCCGGGCCACCGCGCATCTGGGCAGGCACGACAGTAACGAAGTGATCCGCAATGATATTCGTAACCGACCATGCCCGTCGTATGTGCTCGATCAGTGATTGGGATTTGTACTGAACCAGTAAATAGATCGAGTGGATTTCGGAATTAACTAGATTGCTGAGCACAAAATCGACGATGCGGTACCGTCCGCCGAAAGGAACTGCTGGCTTGGAACGCTCTGCCGTAAGCGGGTTCAGACGAGTGCCTTCGCCACCGGCCAATACTACTGCAAGTACTCTCGGGTTTGCCATCTTGCTCTCCGATTCTAAAGCCAAATACTCTCAATGAGAAAACACCTTTGGATCGCCTTTTAACATCGTTTCTTCGCGAGGTGATCCCGGTTGCTTAGCTGAACTGAATTACATCGTGTCGAGACTTCTGATAATCCAGATTCAGGATCGAATCATCGTAAGAATCATCTTGAATTGCTTCAGCGCCTTAAGACTGTGCGGTTGCTGCGCGGGTATGAGAATCATATCCCCTCCATGCAAGTGATTGGGTATACCTGCGATGCTGACTTCCGCTTCGCCTTCGAACACCTGCACCAGGGCGTCGAAGGGCGCCGTATGTTCGCTCAGGCCTTGTCCTTCGTCGAAAGCGAAGATGGTCACGTTACCCGTTGGCTTTTTGACAATTTCGCGGCTGACGATTGAGCCGTCCTGGTAGTTGACCAACTCGCTGACCCTGGCGATTTCGGCGCCATTGAGTCCTTTGGCCTTGGGTGTGTTTTCTGCTTGCATAATTCACCTTTTCAATCTGTTGTACTAAAGAGACAGAAGCCCGATATTTTCGAGATTTGTTGTCACGAGTGAAGTGATGGCTTATTCCATCAGTTTAAAAAAATCTTTAGGTGCGCCACAGATCGGACAAGACCAGTCATCGGGTATGTCGGCCCAAAGGGTTCCGGGAGCAAGGCCGCTATCGGGATCGCCCTTTGCTTCATCATAGATATGTTCGCATTCCCTGCACTGATACTTTTTAAAATTGGCCATGATGATTCTCCAGAATGGATTAGTAACTTGAGTAGATGAAGCAGTCCACGGCAATGCTTTGGATACCCAAAAGAAAAAAGGATAGCTTCGCCTTCATCTTTCGAGTGCCTCGGTTACTCGCTGCTTAAGCATGGGGAGCAACTCCTTCTCGAACCAAGGATTTCGGCTAAGCCAAATATTATTTCGCGGACTTGGATGCGGAAGGGGGATTATCTCGGTCCAATGGGATTGCCAGCCTCGAACCGTCTCGGTAAGTGACGCGCGTGCTTCGCCGATGTGATACGCCTGTGCATACTGCCCAACGACCAACGTCACTTCAAGATGGTGCAGGTGACCGAGAAGTTGGTCGCGCCATGCCGCCGCGCATTCAGACCGTGGAGGAAGGTCACCGGATTTACCCGTGCCGGGAAAACAAAGGCCCATTGGTAGAAAAGACTTCGCGCGTCACCCCCATCCACTCACGCAAACGCTTACCACTGGCATCATCGAAAGGCACACCGGATTCATGAACTTTTCTGCCGGGTGCTTGACTGGCAATCAACACTCTAGCCAGCGGATGTATCTGTAGAATGGGTCGGGGGCCGTGCGGCAGATATGCTGCGCAAATACAGCAGTCTTGCACCTCGGTTAGCAAAGATTCAAATGCGCTCATGGGTGACGTTCCTCACGACAGGCGAACAAACCATAGCGGTACATTTGTTGTTCTCTCCAGCTAACGGAAAAGCCAGGCATTTTCCTGGATCACTATCGCTTGGTTATGCTCTTCGTCCTTAGCTGCATAGACGAGCGTGACGATACCCTTGTCCAGTTCTTGTTTTAAGAGCCGGATTTGCTCGTGATTGTCCTTGAGTTCAACGAGATACCGATCCTGGAATTCTTCCCACCTGCCAGGATCATGGTCAAACCATTTCCGCAGTTCGGTGCTGGGAGCGATATCTTTCAGCCATAAATCAATACCTGCTTTTTCCTTTGTTAAACCACGCGGCCAGAGCCTATCCACGAGAATGCGCCGGCCGTCATGCTGGTCCGGCAATTCGTATACCCTTT comes from the Methylomonas sp. LL1 genome and includes:
- a CDS encoding SGNH/GDSL hydrolase family protein, which translates into the protein MQVLDSLKIIQIGLLAAGLACSPAVLAKKSNFDNIVVFGSSLSDSGNAFTLIKNAADLGYGQCNLGEPLNVPPYDQMDKLQIMDDFYELLVPDGVYARGGHHVTNGATWIEQFARGQGLSGTVRPALLSYSLQANNYAVGGARARPVTDETPADDVIRCRFNLSDQVNAYLADHQIDASHPISEKTLFAIEIGGNDVRDALDVLLNTQDEPAAKALIGQAITQIALTIQSLHSLGAENFLLVNVPNIARTPTVRLLNGLYTPPSTPEELTIAYNANFLSVGFNEALSVLQAQLNAMYDIKIRTLDLYGLLEEIIYDQESNDSNLFGIINVTDACIKPNNPPFTCKKPGTYLFWDGIHPTETVHGFIAQRAMNALENSD
- a CDS encoding DNA/RNA non-specific endonuclease, with protein sequence MRYAIFTLVFIALSSCSPSEYVKPISDLREPKPTGSLLQLDYEGFTVWLDCEKRGAVKFRYNAQHDTGAGQRDSSFYLDRQVPSECQQTSAKGYGQNYDRGHLVPANHLDHSELGIKQSNYMTNILPQAANMNRGAWLLTEEIIECYRDIDELLVIGGVIWGNNPTDDYFVKSHGVATPDSFWKVIVRGRGQDERAIAWIVSNSVEATKKNLDRYLVTVDDIERVTGEKIPVSDYAKHDKPRHSWMIPRGCDKG
- a CDS encoding transposase, translated to MQEMINHPNGEAHTGGLVPTSGPVAVDTFGGRIHVDWNPDAAVTPLGQLPFFIEFLHVSGLFEDWVAQCPLTWSSPNAPLKRDVLGTVLLSVLSGHQRYAHINALRGDGVNPDLLGMSKVVSEDSVRRSFARLDEETGSSWLQTQLQQVYAPVLGEPWILDADATIKTLYGQQEGAEVGYNPHKPGRPSHTYHSYMIANLRLILDVEVQTGKKVASKHSSPGLWALLNRIPRAHWPTLIRGDRDWGTEANMQAAEQAELPYLFKLRLTQNTRRLIERLMLGNQWTNAGQGWQAAESKLRLTGWSRARRIVVLRRQVKKNLAVVSENPQGPKQLSFAELSDDITVYEYSVLVTSLEQEALSVAQLYRDRADAENNFDELKNHWAWGGFTTQDIKRCRFMAKITALIYNWWSLFVRLAHPEQHTEAITSRPLMLYAIAKQTRHAGQTRLTISSPHAQAEKVEQRYRWMAAFFKELRSTAEQLTSIERWCRILSLALVKYLRGRQLRPPNWLPAPT
- a CDS encoding HU family DNA-binding protein, translated to MNKSELIDSIAQHANLTKADAGKALDGLIDSIENTLKLGNSVALVGFGTFEIKHRGERKGRNPQTGAEITIAAATVPSFKPGKALKDAVNG
- a CDS encoding EexN family lipoprotein, translating into MKKSVVTSMSILALALAGLAMFNSSIAGETNEDAKSVAWFVANIQEARQQNRVCYNTPDLQSTPNCVNALHALEISFKGGN
- a CDS encoding nitroreductase family protein: MNTLTKLALGIMGQLRPGPVRGKSKESIALPPLEKAGGLPLMEALLKRRSARGFAPDALPLQLLSDLLWAAYGVNRPDGGRTAPSALNAQEIDVYVALPEGAYLYDAHGHALDLMVKQDLRRITGYQDFVDEAPLDLVYIADYRRLAMVPVTQRESYASAAAGAIAQNVYLFSASAGLSTVIRAWIDRAAIAEALELSHDQQVLLAQTVGFPKR
- a CDS encoding pyridoxamine 5'-phosphate oxidase family protein, whose product is MSDVLPIDQLRAESARFGTQPYLLTQGGDGRPHAVAVSIEWQGDRILTSAGTRSTANVAARPLVSLLWPSIEAVGYSLIVDGEGCVIGSGSEVIVSVTPTRGVLHRPGISADSAARGCGSDCIPLLG
- the glgC gene encoding glucose-1-phosphate adenylyltransferase; translation: MANPRVLAVVLAGGEGTRLNPLTAERSKPAVPFGGRYRIVDFVLSNLVNSEIHSIYLLVQYKSQSLIEHIRRAWSVTNIIADHFVTVVPAQMRGGPEWFQGTADAVYQNLGLIEHHRPDIVAVFGADHIYRMDINQMVQFHLDHEADMTVAALPVPLDQGHNFGIITHDSSFRIIDFQEKPAQPKPIPGDPQHCFSSMGNYLFKTHVLIDALEEAHARGEKDFGHDVLPRLIRTHKVCTYDFTSNRIPGVKTYEEPSYWRDVGNLDAYHTAHMDLLGLEPRFDTFNPDWPIYSDHYFGPEARIISGEIRNSIIGGGTIINGGNIRNSVIRHEVMIERDVDIEDCIIMDYNFIGSGSRLRRAIIGRYNLIEPGTVIGYDPTIDRQRYPISPSGIVVVPKGKRGQIRVY
- a CDS encoding cupin domain-containing protein is translated as MQAENTPKAKGLNGAEIARVSELVNYQDGSIVSREIVKKPTGNVTIFAFDEGQGLSEHTAPFDALVQVFEGEAEVSIAGIPNHLHGGDMILIPAQQPHSLKALKQFKMILTMIRS
- a CDS encoding rubredoxin, with translation MANFKKYQCRECEHIYDEAKGDPDSGLAPGTLWADIPDDWSCPICGAPKDFFKLME
- a CDS encoding uracil-DNA glycosylase family protein; translation: MGLCFPGTGKSGDLPPRSECAAAWRDQLLGHLHHLEVTLVVGQYAQAYHIGEARASLTETVRGWQSHWTEIIPLPHPSPRNNIWLSRNPWFEKELLPMLKQRVTEALER
- a CDS encoding uracil-DNA glycosylase family protein; this translates as MSAFESLLTEVQDCCICAAYLPHGPRPILQIHPLARVLIASQAPGRKVHESGVPFDDASGKRLREWMGVTREVFSTNGPLFSRHG
- a CDS encoding DUF488 domain-containing protein is translated as MQQPENHSIKIKRVYELPDQHDGRRILVDRLWPRGLTKEKAGIDLWLKDIAPSTELRKWFDHDPGRWEEFQDRYLVELKDNHEQIRLLKQELDKGIVTLVYAAKDEEHNQAIVIQENAWLFR